The Arcanobacterium pinnipediorum genome includes the window TCTGCAATCAAGACCTGGATCCCAGCCTGCTTAACGTCGGCGATTACACTGCGTACATCTTCATCTTCGAAAATTGGTAGATGGAAATATGACCCTGCAGTGGCACGCAAAACTTTTGGATTAGTCGCATCGACTGACCCCCGACCTAAAATAACAGCGTCGGCACCGCAAGCATCTGCAGAACGAATAATAGTGCCAAGATTACCTGGGTCTACCACTTCGATCGCACAGACTAAAAGTTGGGCTTTAGCGATAACTTGAGCAATATCTTCTTCGTCCGCTACATTCACTACTGCGAAAATTCCTTGGGAATTGGGCGATACCGAGGAAGCTAGATCAGGTGGCAAAAGATGGGTGTATGGATCAAGACGATCAAGCAATGCGTCGATATCACGGTGTAAAGATAGAGCTTGTGAGGTTACATATACGTCACGTACGTGACCAGGAATATGTATTAAAGCCTCACGAACTGCCTGC containing:
- a CDS encoding TrmH family RNA methyltransferase, with the translated sequence MPRTQILSYTGQLKKVAGLYKRKARHQYRQAIVEGPQAVREALIHIPGHVRDVYVTSQALSLHRDIDALLDRLDPYTHLLPPDLASSVSPNSQGIFAVVNVADEEDIAQVIAKAQLLVCAIEVVDPGNLGTIIRSADACGADAVILGRGSVDATNPKVLRATAGSYFHLPIFEDEDVRSVIADVKQAGIQVLIADGRGDVDLGVLSDAAFIAQRSGQPVADIDLRRPTLWLVGNEAHGFTQEQREWADALVRIPMWGASESLNVAVATSLCLYTSARAQRYSDVSEQSWVR